The following proteins are co-located in the Poecile atricapillus isolate bPoeAtr1 chromosome 2, bPoeAtr1.hap1, whole genome shotgun sequence genome:
- the MAK gene encoding serine/threonine-protein kinase MAK isoform X1 yields MNRYTIMKQLGDGTYGSVLMGKSNESGELVAIKRMKRKFYSWDECMNLREVKSLKKLNHANVIKLKEVIRENDHLYFVFEYMKENLYQLMKDRNKFFPESVIRNMMYQILQGLAFIHKHGFFHRDMKPENLLCSGPELVKIADFGLARELRSQPPYTDYVSTRWYRAPEVLLRSSVYSSPIDIWAVGSIMAELYTLRPLFPGTSEVDEIFKICQVLGTPKKSDWTEGYHLASAMNFRFPQCVPISLKTLIPNASNEAIQLMSDMLNWNPKKRPTASQALKYPYFQVGQILGPPPQYLEKQPPVKPVQPTEPKPSLPKLEAKPEPLSSPDLPDKTQPQPLPKVNHQPLQQIQLPQNTANQQVPKQQQPQAQPLFPIINKTSSPKQAASGPLNGVPGPKNCRRRWGQTLVKAVDSWDDLDDPDFGTSCSKKPSIALLKEKKNKEVLFSVPEPKASWCIQPGGENKILVRNDSERSNTSAKDYYINQSRYLPGVNPKSVSLSAANKEGSHGTWNNQLFAKSLTNVGGGLTYSRNTTDENLIIPIEKLSCKERLNEKLEDPKGNPGFVSSGAYNPSGLYASSFHKKEVGSAGQRIHLAPLGAPVSDYSWKNKAARPPLPGPTFNAAAKNMNILTRPPAIQRVHGRTDWVAKYGGNR; encoded by the exons ATGAATCGTTACACAATTATGAAACAACTGGGTGATGGCACCTATGGCAGCGTGTTGATGGGGAAGAGCAATGAGTCAGGAGAACTTGTGGCTATCAAAAG aatgaaaagaaagttTTATTCATGGGATGAATGTATGAATTTGAGAGAAGTCAAG TCTCTGAAGAAACTAAACCATGCCAATGTAATAAAATTGAAGGAAGTCATACGAGAGAATGACCACCTGTACTTTGTATTTGAATACATGAAGGAAAATCTCTATCAGCTAATGAAGGATAG aaacAAGTTTTTCCCTGAATCAGTCATCAGAAACATGATGTATCAGATATTGCAAGGGCTGGCTTTCATCCACAAACATG GATTTTTTCATAGGGATATGAAGCCTGAAAACCTTCTCTGTAGTGGACCAGAACTTGTGAAAATTGCAGATTTTGGGTTGGCTAGAGAATTAAGATCTCAGCCACCTTACACAGATTATGTTTCTACCAGGTG GTATCGTGCTCCTGAAGTTTTGCTGAGATCTTCTGTCTATAGCTCACCTATTGATATATGGGCAGTTGGCAGCATAATGGCTGAGTTATACACACTCAGACCGCTTTTCCCAGGCACAAGTGAAGTAGATGAAATCTTCAAAATTTGCCAAGTCCTAGGGACTCCAAAGAAG AGTGACTGGACAGAAGGATACCACCTTGCTTCTGCCATGAATTTCCGTTTCCCACAATGTGTTCCTATAAGCCTAAAAACTCTCATCCCAAATGCAAGCAATGAAGCAATACAGCTTATGAGTGATATGCTGAACTGGAATCCAAAGAAGAGACCTACAGCAAGTCAG GCTTTGAAGTACCCTTACTTTCAAGTTGGCCAAATTTTAGGACCTCCTCCGCAGTATCTGGAGAAGCAGCCTCCTGTTAAACCAGTTCAGCCAACAGAGCCAAAGCCATCTTTACCTAAACTGGAAGCTAAGCCAGAACCTCTGTCTTCACCTGATTTACCTGACaaaacacagccacagcccTTGCCAAAGGTTAACCACCAGCCTCTCCAGCAAATTCAGTTGCCTCAGAATACAGCTAACCAGCAAGtaccaaagcagcagcagccacaggcacAACCACTTTTTCCAATTATTAATAAAACCTCATCACCT aaacaagCAGCTAGTGGCCCTCTGAATGGTGTACCAGGtcctaaaaactgcagaagACGGTGGGGTCAGACTTTGGTAAAGGCTGTGGATAGCTGGGATGACTTGGACGACCCTGATTTTGGAACATCATGTTCGAAGAAGCCTAGCATTGCActgttaaaagaaaagaaaaacaaggaagtTCTTTTTAG tgtGCCAGAACCAAAAGCTTCATGGTGTATCCAGCCAGGAGGAGAAAACAAGATTCTGGTGAGGAATGATTCTGAAAGATCAAATACATCAGCAAAAGATTACTATATAAACCAATCAAGATATCTGCCTG GTGTAAACCCTAAGAGCGTCTCTTTATCAGCAGCCAATAAAGAAGGATCACATGGAACCTGGAACAACCAGTTGTTTGCTAAATCACTGACAAATGTTGGGGGAGGATTGACTTACAGCAGAAATACTACAG ATGAGAACTTAATTATACCTATTGAAAAGCTATCATGCAAAGAAAGGTTGAATGAAAAATTAGAAGATCCAAAAG GAAATCCTGGCTTTGTAAGTAGTGGTGCTTACAACCCATCGGGACTATATGCCTCTTCCTTCCATAAAAAAGAAGTTGGATCAGCTGGACAACGGATACACCTAGCACCTCTTGGTGCACCTGTATCGG ATTATTCCTGGAAAAACAAAGCTGCTCGTCCTCCATTACCAGGTCCTACTTTCAATGCTGCAGCAAAAAACATGAATATCTTAACTCGCCCCCCAGCAATTCAGCGAGTACATGGGAGAACAGACTGGGTGGCCAAATATGGAGGGAACAGATAG
- the LOC131575729 gene encoding transmembrane protein 14C-like yields MEYDWLGFGYAALVATGGVVGYAKAGSVPSLAAGLLFGGLAGLGAYQQSKDPKNVWLSLAASGTLSVVMGMRFYNSKKATPGIIAGASLLMVGRLGLQMMEKTY; encoded by the exons ATGGAGTACGACTGGCTGGGCTTCGGCTACGCGGCGCTGGTGGCGACGGGCGGTGTCGTGGGCTACGCCAAGGCAG gCAGCGTCCCTTCTCTAGCTGCCGGTCTTCTGTTCGGCGGCTTAGCGGGACTCGGTGCATACCAGCAGTCCAAAGATCCAAAGAATGTGTGGCTTTCCCTCG CGGCGTCCGGCACCTTGTCTGTTGTTATGGGAATGAGGTTTTACAACTCCAAAAAGGCAACGCCGGGGATAATTGCCGGTGCCAG tttactGATGGTTGGACGGCTTGGATTGCAGATGATGGAAAAAACCTATTAA
- the MAK gene encoding serine/threonine-protein kinase MAK isoform X2 — MNRYTIMKQLGDGTYGSVLMGKSNESGELVAIKRMKRKFYSWDECMNLREVKSLKKLNHANVIKLKEVIRENDHLYFVFEYMKENLYQLMKDRNKFFPESVIRNMMYQILQGLAFIHKHGFFHRDMKPENLLCSGPELVKIADFGLARELRSQPPYTDYVSTRWYRAPEVLLRSSVYSSPIDIWAVGSIMAELYTLRPLFPGTSEVDEIFKICQVLGTPKKSDWTEGYHLASAMNFRFPQCVPISLKTLIPNASNEAIQLMSDMLNWNPKKRPTASQALKYPYFQVGQILGPPPQYLEKQPPVKPVQPTEPKPSLPKLEAKPEPLSSPDLPDKTQPQPLPKVNHQPLQQIQLPQNTANQQVPKQQQPQAQPLFPIINKTSSPKQAASGPLNGVPGPKNCRRRWGQTLVKAVDSWDDLDDPDFGTSCSKKPSIALLKEKKNKEVLFSVPEPKASWCIQPGGENKILVRNDSERSNTSAKDYYINQSRYLPGVNPKSVSLSAANKEGSHGTWNNQLFAKSLTNVGGGLTYSRNTTGNPGFVSSGAYNPSGLYASSFHKKEVGSAGQRIHLAPLGAPVSDYSWKNKAARPPLPGPTFNAAAKNMNILTRPPAIQRVHGRTDWVAKYGGNR; from the exons ATGAATCGTTACACAATTATGAAACAACTGGGTGATGGCACCTATGGCAGCGTGTTGATGGGGAAGAGCAATGAGTCAGGAGAACTTGTGGCTATCAAAAG aatgaaaagaaagttTTATTCATGGGATGAATGTATGAATTTGAGAGAAGTCAAG TCTCTGAAGAAACTAAACCATGCCAATGTAATAAAATTGAAGGAAGTCATACGAGAGAATGACCACCTGTACTTTGTATTTGAATACATGAAGGAAAATCTCTATCAGCTAATGAAGGATAG aaacAAGTTTTTCCCTGAATCAGTCATCAGAAACATGATGTATCAGATATTGCAAGGGCTGGCTTTCATCCACAAACATG GATTTTTTCATAGGGATATGAAGCCTGAAAACCTTCTCTGTAGTGGACCAGAACTTGTGAAAATTGCAGATTTTGGGTTGGCTAGAGAATTAAGATCTCAGCCACCTTACACAGATTATGTTTCTACCAGGTG GTATCGTGCTCCTGAAGTTTTGCTGAGATCTTCTGTCTATAGCTCACCTATTGATATATGGGCAGTTGGCAGCATAATGGCTGAGTTATACACACTCAGACCGCTTTTCCCAGGCACAAGTGAAGTAGATGAAATCTTCAAAATTTGCCAAGTCCTAGGGACTCCAAAGAAG AGTGACTGGACAGAAGGATACCACCTTGCTTCTGCCATGAATTTCCGTTTCCCACAATGTGTTCCTATAAGCCTAAAAACTCTCATCCCAAATGCAAGCAATGAAGCAATACAGCTTATGAGTGATATGCTGAACTGGAATCCAAAGAAGAGACCTACAGCAAGTCAG GCTTTGAAGTACCCTTACTTTCAAGTTGGCCAAATTTTAGGACCTCCTCCGCAGTATCTGGAGAAGCAGCCTCCTGTTAAACCAGTTCAGCCAACAGAGCCAAAGCCATCTTTACCTAAACTGGAAGCTAAGCCAGAACCTCTGTCTTCACCTGATTTACCTGACaaaacacagccacagcccTTGCCAAAGGTTAACCACCAGCCTCTCCAGCAAATTCAGTTGCCTCAGAATACAGCTAACCAGCAAGtaccaaagcagcagcagccacaggcacAACCACTTTTTCCAATTATTAATAAAACCTCATCACCT aaacaagCAGCTAGTGGCCCTCTGAATGGTGTACCAGGtcctaaaaactgcagaagACGGTGGGGTCAGACTTTGGTAAAGGCTGTGGATAGCTGGGATGACTTGGACGACCCTGATTTTGGAACATCATGTTCGAAGAAGCCTAGCATTGCActgttaaaagaaaagaaaaacaaggaagtTCTTTTTAG tgtGCCAGAACCAAAAGCTTCATGGTGTATCCAGCCAGGAGGAGAAAACAAGATTCTGGTGAGGAATGATTCTGAAAGATCAAATACATCAGCAAAAGATTACTATATAAACCAATCAAGATATCTGCCTG GTGTAAACCCTAAGAGCGTCTCTTTATCAGCAGCCAATAAAGAAGGATCACATGGAACCTGGAACAACCAGTTGTTTGCTAAATCACTGACAAATGTTGGGGGAGGATTGACTTACAGCAGAAATACTACAG GAAATCCTGGCTTTGTAAGTAGTGGTGCTTACAACCCATCGGGACTATATGCCTCTTCCTTCCATAAAAAAGAAGTTGGATCAGCTGGACAACGGATACACCTAGCACCTCTTGGTGCACCTGTATCGG ATTATTCCTGGAAAAACAAAGCTGCTCGTCCTCCATTACCAGGTCCTACTTTCAATGCTGCAGCAAAAAACATGAATATCTTAACTCGCCCCCCAGCAATTCAGCGAGTACATGGGAGAACAGACTGGGTGGCCAAATATGGAGGGAACAGATAG